GCGAGGTAGCGGGAGGTGGGCGGGGCCTCAGCCGGCCAGGCCGTGCCGGACGGCGTACAGCGCGGCGCGCAGGCGGTCGGACTGGCCGGTCTTGCGCATCGCCTGGGTGAGGTGCTTCTTGACGGTGGCCTCGGCCAGCGCCAGCCGCCGGCCGATCTCCGCGTTGCTCAGGCCGAGCGCCAGCTGCGCCAGCACCTCGCGCTCCCGGTCGGTCAACCCGGTCTGGTCCAGCGGCAGTTCGACCGGGGCGACGGCCTGCGGGCGGACCGGCACCGGGGCGGGCAGGAACAGCGTGCCGCCGGCCGCGACCAGCCGCACCGCGTCCACGATCCGCTCCGGCGGCAGGTCGAGCGGGAAGCACCCGCTGCCGCCCGCCATCAGGACCCGGCTGGCCTCGGTGGTGGTCTCGGCCCGGCGCAGCAGCAGCACCCGGGCGTCCGGCGCCCCGTCCGGGCGGCGCAGCGCGGCGATCGCCGCCAGGTCGCGGTCCAGGCTCGCGCTCCGGCCCAGCAGCACCAGGTCCGGCCGGCTGCGGTGCACCGAGCGGACGGCGTGCGCCGGGTCGGCCGAGGAGCCGACCACCGCCAGGTCGGCGGCACCGGCCAGCACGCTGCGCAGCCCGGCGCTGACCACCGGGTGCCGCTCGACCAGGAACACCCGGGTGGCGACCGGCCGGTGCGCGGCGCCGGTCGGGCACAGCGGGTGGTGGCAGGAGCAGGCCGGCTCGGGGACGCTGCGGGCCGCGTCGGGCAGCAGCTGGTGGCCCGCCAGCAGGTCCAGCGGGTTGTCGATCTCGGTGTGCAGGGCGTCCTGCGGGTGCGCGCGGTGGCGCAGCACCCGGGCGGAGCCGCTGGTCAGCGCGGGCACGGGACCTCCCGGCGGGAGGGCTCGGCGGAGTACGGGTGCATGGCGGATCTCGGTCCCCTCGAAGGCGGCGGACCGGGCCCGGGGGCCCGGCGCGGGACGGGGGATCGGCGCCCGGTGCGGCGCGGACCCCTCGGAGGACGGACGGGGCGCCGCTGGCCGGCCGGGTCAGGGCCGGGGGCGGAGCACCGCGCAGGGACGACAGGTCTCGTCGAAGCACCTGCGGTGCCACGAGCCGCCGATCCCCCAGAGGGTGAAGTCGGTCCGCCGATAAGCCATGCGGAAATCGTATTTCCGCCGCTTAGTGCCGGTCAAGGACGGTCCACGGCCCGGCCGTTGCCCCCACCGCCCTACCGGGCCCGCCCACTCCTATGACCACGGGTAATAGCACCAACGCCTGGCTGGCTGTTCTCGCGTTCCGTCCGCGAGCCTCGGTCCGAACGACCCCGACGGCGCCGGCCACGCCCGCCGTCCGAACCGGAGGACCACCGCGCCATGCCCGCCGCCACCGCCGACCCGGCCGCCCCGTGACCCGCTTCCTGCTGCGCCGACTGCTGCTCGCCGTGCCCACCCTGCTGGGCGTGAGCGCCGTCGTGTTCGCCACCGTCGCACTCGTCCCCGGCGACCCGGTCACCGCGTTCCTCGGCCCCGGCGCACCCGCCGAAGCCCGAGCGGCCCTCGCCGAACGCATCGGCCTCGACCGGCCGCTGCCCGTGCGCTACCTCGACTGGCTCGGCCACGCCCTCACCGGCGACCTCGGCACCTCCACCTCCACCCAGCGCCCCGTCGCCGACCTGCTGCTGCCCGCCCTCGGCCAGACCCTCACCCTCACCGGCGCCGCCTTCGCCCTCGTCCTGGCCGGCGGCGTCGCCCTCGGCACCCTCGGCGCGCTGCGCCCGCGCGGCTGGAGCGGACGCCTCACCGGCGCCGCGAGCACCCTCGCCGTCTCCGCGCCCCAGTACTCGGTCGCCCTGCTGCTCACCGCCGTCTTCGCCGTCCACTGGCGCCTGCTCCCCGCGAGCGGCACCCACGACGCCTTCGGCGCCGGCGGCGGCACCGACCTGCTGCGCCACCTCGTGCTGCCCGCCACCGCCGCCGCGCTCGTCCCGCTCGGCCTCACCGCCAAGGTCCACCGCGCCGCGCTCTCCACCGTCCTCTCCTCCGACCTCGCCGACGGCCTGCGCGCCCGCGGCCTCGGCCGCGCCACCGTCCTGCGGCACTGCGCCCACAACGCCTCGCCCGCGCTGCTCACCATCGGCGGCCTGCAACTCGCCTACCTGCTGGAGGGCGTGGTCTTCGTGGAGACCCTGTTCGCCTGGCCCGGCCTCGGCCGCCTGCTCTACGACGCGCTCACCGCCCGCGACCTGCCGCTCGTCCAGGGCGGCGTGCTGCTCGTCGCCACCGCATTCGTCGGCGTCAACCTGCTCGTCGACGCCGCCCACGCCGCCATCGACCCCAGGGTGCGGAGCTGAACCATGATCACCTTCCGCACCTTCCGCACCCGCCGCGTCCCCGCCACCGCGCTCGCCGCCACCGTCGCCCTGCTGCCCGTCCTGCTC
The window above is part of the Kitasatospora sp. NA04385 genome. Proteins encoded here:
- a CDS encoding response regulator transcription factor, which translates into the protein MPALTSGSARVLRHRAHPQDALHTEIDNPLDLLAGHQLLPDAARSVPEPACSCHHPLCPTGAAHRPVATRVFLVERHPVVSAGLRSVLAGAADLAVVGSSADPAHAVRSVHRSRPDLVLLGRSASLDRDLAAIAALRRPDGAPDARVLLLRRAETTTEASRVLMAGGSGCFPLDLPPERIVDAVRLVAAGGTLFLPAPVPVRPQAVAPVELPLDQTGLTDREREVLAQLALGLSNAEIGRRLALAEATVKKHLTQAMRKTGQSDRLRAALYAVRHGLAG
- a CDS encoding ABC transporter permease yields the protein MTRFLLRRLLLAVPTLLGVSAVVFATVALVPGDPVTAFLGPGAPAEARAALAERIGLDRPLPVRYLDWLGHALTGDLGTSTSTQRPVADLLLPALGQTLTLTGAAFALVLAGGVALGTLGALRPRGWSGRLTGAASTLAVSAPQYSVALLLTAVFAVHWRLLPASGTHDAFGAGGGTDLLRHLVLPATAAALVPLGLTAKVHRAALSTVLSSDLADGLRARGLGRATVLRHCAHNASPALLTIGGLQLAYLLEGVVFVETLFAWPGLGRLLYDALTARDLPLVQGGVLLVATAFVGVNLLVDAAHAAIDPRVRS